The following are encoded together in the Pseudomonas xantholysinigenes genome:
- a CDS encoding tetratricopeptide repeat protein, which translates to MNRTGRALTLGCLLLLQPLLALAEGGNSLLIPATGRCTLSTAPEDLESALKACEQVAQTGDAEAQYELGEFYYSATPRQLDNALKWFEKASLQGQAQAQYRLGSMFFHGEGVKANNVQAYILLKIAAVNGAEDALDMADEVTEQMPRDELEHATQVLGQIFRKYLLELQNAEGRTPFSPLP; encoded by the coding sequence ATGAACCGCACCGGCCGCGCCCTGACCCTGGGCTGCCTGTTGCTTCTTCAGCCCCTGCTGGCCCTGGCGGAGGGCGGTAACTCGTTGCTGATTCCGGCAACGGGCCGCTGCACCCTCAGCACCGCGCCCGAGGATCTGGAGAGCGCGCTCAAGGCGTGCGAGCAAGTGGCGCAAACCGGGGACGCCGAAGCCCAGTACGAACTCGGCGAGTTCTACTACAGCGCCACGCCCCGCCAGCTGGACAACGCCCTCAAATGGTTCGAGAAAGCCTCGCTGCAAGGCCAGGCCCAGGCCCAGTATCGGCTCGGCTCGATGTTCTTCCATGGCGAAGGGGTCAAGGCCAACAACGTGCAGGCCTACATCCTGCTGAAGATCGCCGCGGTCAATGGTGCCGAGGATGCCCTGGACATGGCTGACGAAGTCACCGAACAGATGCCTCGCGACGAACTCGAGCACGCCACCCAGGTACTCGGCCAGATCTTCCGCAAATACCTGCTGGAACTGCAGAACGCCGAAGGACGCACGCCGTTCTCTCCCCTGCCCTGA
- the hemL gene encoding glutamate-1-semialdehyde 2,1-aminomutase, with amino-acid sequence MSRSEALFAQAQKHIPGGVNSPVRAFKSVGGTPLFFKHAEGAYVIDEDDKRYVDYVGSWGPMILGHAHPEVLDSVRKQLEHGLSYGAPTAMETEMADLVCSIVPSMEMVRMVSSGTEATMSAIRLARGYTGRDAIIKFEGCYHGHSDSLLVKAGSGLLTQGVPSSAGVPADFAKHTLTLPFNDIAAVEKTLADVGQTVACIIVEPVAGNMNCVPPAPGFLEGLRSLCDKHGVVLIFDEVMTGFRVSLGGAQGHYGITPDLSTFGKIVGGGMPVGCFGGKREIMGCIAPLGPVYQAGTLSGNPLAMAAGLTTLKLISRPGFHDELSAFTSRMLDGLQQRADAAGIPFVTTQAGAMFGLYFSGADDIVTFDDVMASDAERFKRFFHLMLEGGVYLAPSAFEAGFTSIAHGDKELQITLDAAERAFAKLK; translated from the coding sequence ATGTCCCGTTCCGAAGCCCTGTTCGCCCAAGCCCAGAAGCACATCCCCGGTGGCGTCAACTCGCCGGTGCGTGCCTTCAAGAGCGTCGGCGGCACGCCGCTGTTCTTCAAGCACGCCGAAGGCGCCTACGTCATTGATGAAGACGACAAGCGCTATGTCGACTATGTCGGCTCCTGGGGGCCGATGATCCTCGGCCACGCCCATCCCGAGGTACTGGACTCGGTGCGCAAGCAACTGGAGCACGGCCTGTCGTATGGCGCACCGACCGCCATGGAAACCGAGATGGCCGACCTGGTCTGCTCGATCGTGCCGTCGATGGAGATGGTGCGCATGGTCAGCTCCGGCACCGAGGCCACCATGAGCGCCATCCGCCTGGCCCGTGGCTACACCGGCCGTGATGCGATCATCAAGTTCGAGGGCTGCTACCACGGCCACTCCGACAGCCTGCTGGTCAAGGCCGGTTCCGGCCTGCTGACCCAGGGCGTGCCAAGCTCGGCCGGCGTGCCGGCGGACTTCGCCAAGCACACCCTGACCCTGCCGTTCAACGACATCGCCGCGGTCGAGAAGACCCTCGCCGACGTCGGCCAGACCGTGGCCTGCATCATCGTCGAGCCGGTGGCCGGCAACATGAACTGCGTGCCGCCGGCACCGGGCTTCCTCGAAGGCCTGCGCAGCCTGTGCGACAAGCACGGCGTGGTGCTGATCTTCGACGAGGTGATGACCGGCTTCCGCGTGTCGCTGGGCGGCGCCCAAGGGCACTACGGCATCACCCCCGACCTGTCGACCTTCGGCAAGATCGTCGGCGGTGGCATGCCGGTTGGCTGCTTCGGTGGCAAGCGCGAGATCATGGGCTGCATTGCCCCGCTGGGCCCGGTCTACCAGGCCGGCACGCTGTCAGGCAACCCGCTGGCCATGGCCGCCGGCCTGACCACCCTGAAACTGATCAGCCGCCCGGGCTTCCACGACGAGCTCAGCGCCTTCACCAGCCGCATGCTCGATGGCCTGCAACAGCGCGCCGATGCCGCCGGCATCCCGTTCGTCACCACCCAGGCGGGTGCGATGTTCGGCCTGTACTTCAGTGGCGCCGACGACATCGTCACCTTCGACGATGTGATGGCCAGCGACGCCGAGCGCTTCAAGCGCTTCTTCCACCTGATGCTCGAGGGCGGCGTGTACCTGGCGCCAAGCGCGTTCGAGGCCGGTTTCACCTCCATCGCCCACGGCGACAAGGAGCTGCAGATCACCCTGGATGCAGCCGAGCGCGCGTTCGCCAAGCTCAAATAA
- the thiE gene encoding thiamine phosphate synthase → MTLRGLYAITDSQLLAGRFLSHVEAALEGGVCLLQYRDKSDDAARRLREAEALLRLCERYGTQLLINDDAELAARLGVGVHLGQTDGPLTPARALLGRQAIIGSTCHASLELAQQAASEGASYVAFGRFFNSVTKPGAPAANVDLMEQARAQVKLPIAVIGGITLDNAAPLVAHGADLLAVIHGLFGADSAQEVTRRARAFNALFVS, encoded by the coding sequence ATGACGCTCCGCGGTCTGTATGCGATCACCGACAGCCAGCTGCTCGCCGGCCGTTTCCTCTCCCATGTCGAAGCGGCGCTCGAAGGTGGCGTGTGCCTGTTGCAGTATCGCGACAAGAGCGATGACGCTGCCCGCCGCCTGCGTGAGGCCGAAGCGTTGCTGCGGCTCTGTGAGCGCTACGGCACCCAGCTGCTGATCAACGACGACGCCGAACTGGCCGCGCGCCTGGGCGTCGGCGTGCACCTGGGCCAGACCGACGGCCCGCTGACCCCGGCCCGCGCCCTGCTCGGTCGCCAGGCGATCATCGGCTCCACGTGCCATGCCAGCCTGGAGCTGGCGCAACAAGCAGCCAGCGAAGGCGCCAGCTATGTCGCCTTCGGCCGCTTCTTCAATTCCGTGACCAAACCGGGCGCCCCGGCCGCCAACGTCGACCTGATGGAGCAGGCCCGCGCCCAGGTCAAGCTGCCGATCGCGGTGATCGGCGGCATCACCCTCGACAACGCCGCCCCGCTGGTCGCCCATGGCGCCGACCTGCTGGCGGTGATCCACGGCCTGTTCGGTGCCGACAGCGCGCAGGAAGTCACCCGCCGCGCCCGCGCCTTCAACGCCCTGTTCGTTTCCTGA
- a CDS encoding hydroxymethylpyrimidine/phosphomethylpyrimidine kinase, with protein sequence MNTYSSRPVVLCLSGHDPSGGAGLQADIEALIAQGCHAAPAVTALTVQDTVNVSDFRVLDREWVLAQANAVLADSTVAAVKLGMLGSIEMVDTVAELLAAHPHLPLVCDPVLRAGGGGRLGKDEVGYALRERLLPLATIATPNLPEARILAELPQGTADECAEKLLPFCRHLLITGGHGDEDEIHNRLYSRDGQQHTWTCQRLPGSYHGSGCTLASALAGRLALGEALSSAVRSALDYTWRTLRDAEQLGKGQYVPRRLPLDFCS encoded by the coding sequence ATGAATACCTACAGCTCCCGCCCCGTTGTCCTCTGTCTCTCCGGCCACGACCCCAGTGGTGGCGCCGGGCTGCAGGCAGATATCGAAGCCCTGATCGCCCAAGGTTGCCACGCCGCCCCGGCCGTGACCGCCCTGACCGTGCAGGATACCGTCAACGTTTCCGACTTCCGCGTGCTCGACCGCGAGTGGGTGCTGGCCCAGGCCAACGCCGTGCTGGCCGACTCCACGGTGGCCGCGGTGAAGCTGGGCATGCTCGGCTCGATCGAAATGGTCGACACCGTCGCCGAACTGCTCGCCGCCCACCCCCACCTGCCGTTGGTCTGCGACCCGGTGCTGCGTGCCGGCGGCGGTGGTCGACTGGGCAAGGACGAGGTCGGCTACGCGCTGCGCGAACGCCTGCTGCCGCTGGCCACCATCGCCACGCCGAACCTGCCGGAAGCGCGCATCCTCGCGGAACTGCCGCAAGGCACCGCGGACGAGTGCGCCGAGAAGCTCTTGCCGTTCTGTAGACACCTGCTGATCACCGGTGGTCACGGCGACGAAGACGAAATCCACAACCGCCTGTACAGCCGTGATGGCCAGCAGCACACCTGGACTTGCCAGCGCCTGCCAGGCAGCTACCATGGCTCCGGCTGCACCCTGGCCAGCGCCCTGGCCGGCCGCCTGGCCCTGGGCGAGGCGCTGAGCAGTGCCGTGCGCAGCGCCTTGGACTACACCTGGCGCACCCTGCGTGACGCCGAGCAGCTGGGCAAGGGCCAGTACGTGCCGCGCCGCCTGCCCCTGGATTTCTGCTCCTGA